The sequence below is a genomic window from Blastocatellia bacterium.
AGGAGCGGCTCCGCACCCGCCATACCGACCGACCATCTTCTCTGGAGCGACGGCTGAAGATCGCTCACCAGGAGATCAACGAGTACCGCCACTTCGATTATCTCATCGTCAACGACAAGCTCGATGAAGCGCGCCGCGCGCTCGAAAGTATCATCTGGGCCGAGCGTCATCGGCGTGCCCGGATGGAACATATCGCCCGGAGCATCCTTGCCACGTTCGAGCAAGATCGGTGAGGCGAAAGCTGACAGAGAGATTCGTCGTGACGTCCCTCCCGAAGAACGGGCGATGCGTGGGAGGGCCCGTGACATCGGCAACTCCTTACGGAAGGAGCATGGAGCAGACACCGTGAAAATCATTCTGGGAGTGACCGGTTGCATCGCCGCCTACAAGGCGGCAGAAGTGTTGCGCCAGCTTCAGCAACGCGGAGCCGAAGTTCGCGTGATCATGACGCGCCATGCTTGTGAATTCGTGCGACCGCTCACGTTTGAAGCGCTGTCCCGGTCGCCCGTGGTGACCGATATGTTTGCTCCCGGACTCAATCTGCCGGTCAAACATATCGAGCTGGCCCGCTGGGCCGATCTGCTGCTGGTGGCCCCGGCGACGGCCAACACGCTGGCCAAATTCGCGCACGGACTGGCCGACGATTTCCTCTCGACGGTTTATCTGGCCTTCCAGCACCCCGTCGTCGTCGCTCCGGCAATGGATCAAGAGATGTGGCTTCACCCGATAACGCAGGAGAACATCGAGCGGTTGCGTCATCGGGGCGTCGTGATCATCGAGCCGGAGTCGGGGTACCTCGCCTCGGGGATCGTAGGCGAAGGACGCCTGGCCGATCCGGTAGTCATCGCCGACCGGGTCATGGACGTGCTGTCCTCCCGACAACGGGAGAGAGATTTCGTCGGGCAACGGGTGCTGGTGACAGCCGGGCCCACCTGCGAAGATATTGATCCGGTGCGATTCATCTCCAACCGGTCGAGCGGGAAGATGGGATATGCGCTGGCCGAAGCCGCGCTCCGTCGAGGGGCTCAGGTGACGCTCATCACCGGACCCACATCGCTTGTTCCTCCTCCGGGCGCCGAGGTCGTCCGCGTGCGCCGCGCCCAAGAGATGTACGAGGCCGTCCTCCGCCACGTCGAAGCCGCCACCATCGTCATCAAAGCTGCGGCCGTCGCCGATTATCGTCCGGCGAGCACCCAACCGACCAAGCTCAAGAAAGGGACGGCGCGACTTCTCCTCGAACTCGAACCGACGACCGATATTCTCGCCGAACTGGGCAAGCGAAAGGGTTCTCGCATCCTCGTCGGATTTGCTGCCGAAACGGAAAACCTCATCGAGAATGGGAGGGAAAAGTTGCAGCGCAAAAACCTCGATCTCATCGTCGTCAATGACGTCTCCCGCGAAGATGCGGGATTCGGATCGGACTTCAATGCCGCCCTCTTGATTGATCGCTCCGGGAGCGTCGTTGAACTCCCGCTCATGTCCAAGCGCGAGATGGCCGAGCGCATTCTCGATCACGTGAAAAGATTGTGGACGTAGCGCGAACGTCTCCCGGCTGCGAAAAGCGCGGGTGACAGTTCTCGAGAACCATCGCTCATGGAGTGCTGTCCGGAAACGATGAAAAAGAAGCACAGGGTGACCGATGGGCCGATGAGCCGATCGGTGACTTCGTGCGTATTTTCGGAGGACTCATTCACGGGCACTCGCAGGCCACGAACGATGAAATCCTGGGAGCGAACGTCTCTTGCGGGCGTGAACGAACCAGCTAGAGGCCCGCGTTCCCAGGGGATTTTCGGAGGAAGATGATGGCGAGTCCCTCCGTGCGGCAGGAACTCTCGGACATCCTTGCCGGAGTGCTCGATCAGGTGAGGTATCTTGAAGCGCTCGGCGTGTCCGAGGTGGAGGATGCTCTTCTTCGCCCGACCGTCCGGCAAGGACGCAGCACGACCGAGGCGGATCGGCAGCTCCGGCTCCCGCAGGAGAGGATGAGCCCAGAGGCGACGGTGACCTCAGTGCCGCCTATCCGGGAATCGGTCGTGTCGCCACCGCCCCCCGAACCACCGCGGGTGCCGCCTGGAGACCGTCCCGGTGCAGAGGAAGGGAGTCGCACCATGCCGATGAGAAAAAGCCGATCCGATACCGGCGCGCAACAATCGCTCTTTGGGGAACTGCCGACGGTGGCGGAGGCTTTGCCGACAGACCACACGCTCGATGACATCCGCCGAGATGTCGGCGACTGCACGCGCTGCAAGCTGTGCGAGTCGCGCACTACCATTGTCTTTGGCGAAGGGAATCCCCGGGCCCGCCTCATGTTCGTCGGCGAAGGTCCCGGCGCCGATGAAGATGCTCAGGGACGACCCTTTGTCGGACGCGCCGGTCAGCTCCTCACCCGGATGATCGAGGCCATGGGCCTGCGCCGCGAAGATGTCTACATCACCAACGTCGTCATGTGTCGTCCACCGGGGAATCGCACGCCGGAACCCGACGAAATCGCCACCTGCGAGCCGTTCCTGTTCCGAAAAATCCGCGTCATCCGACCTGATGTGGTCGTCGCCCTCGGCGCCATCGCCGCCCAATCGCTTCTCCGCACCAAAGCGCCCATCAGTCAGGTGAGAGGACAATTCTTCGATGCTCACGGGACCAAAGTACTCCCCACCTTCCATCCGGCTTTTCTGCTGCGGTCACCGGAGAAGAAGAAGGAGGCGTGGGAAGACCTGAAGAAGGTCCGCGACTATCTCCAGGGGCTGCGCTCGAGCTGACGATTGAGCCGCGTTCCATCGGCGCACCGAAGAGAATTCGCAAGCGAGTTCGCCTCTGGGAGCGTACGCTTTTTGTGCACCTCTGCCCGCAAGATGAGAAGGCTCCCACAGGGCACGGCCAATTGAACGAAAGGACGATCAAAGCGAGAGTCTGATGCTCACTGTTCGATGCGGAAACAGGAGATGACGTGATCCGGCGGCTGCAGGGCCTTTGCTAAAGCATCGGTATGGTTCCCTCGTTGCCCCCTCCCGGAACGCGGGGACATCGTCGGTGATTTTACGCGGCATCGAAGCGGTGGCCGGTTCGTTGAATGAACACATCTTCGAGCGTCGGCCGGCGCAGGGTGATGGCAGCGATCAAGCCGGGGAAGGCGGCCCGCAGTTCGGCCAGGAATTCGGTGCTTCCCTCGTGACGAAGGCAGACGGAGGAATCAACGATCGTGCTCTCGATGCCAAAGCGCGTGCGAATCTGCTGCTGGAGGGTGTGCGGCTCGGTGGATTCGATCACAATGACATCACCACCGACCTGAGCCTTCAGCGCCGCCGGGCTATCCAGTGCGACCAACCGCCCCTGATCGAGAATGGCGAGGCGATCGCACAGCTCCGCCTCATCGAGAGAATGAGTGGTGAAAACAACGGTGAGTCCCTGCTGGGCTCTCAAGGAGCGAAGATAAGCCCACACATCGAGTCGAGCGCGCGGGTCGAGCCCCGTCGTCGGTTCGTCCAGAAGAAGAAGCCGCGGCCGATGAAGCAATGCCTTGGCGATTTCCACGCGACGCTTGAGTCCGCCCGACAGGGTTTCGACGAGATCATTCGCCCGATCGGCCAGATCGAAGCGCGGGAGGAGATCGGCGATGGTCTGATTCAATGCTCTCCCTCGCAGGCCGTACAGATGCCCGTGATGGCGCAGATTCTCGGCGACCGTGAGCTTGCCATCGAGACTCGGCGACTGGAAGACGACGCCGATCTGCCAG
It includes:
- a CDS encoding guanylate kinase, whose amino-acid sequence is ERLRTRHTDRPSSLERRLKIAHQEINEYRHFDYLIVNDKLDEARRALESIIWAERHRRARMEHIARSILATFEQDR
- the coaBC gene encoding bifunctional phosphopantothenoylcysteine decarboxylase/phosphopantothenate--cysteine ligase CoaBC produces the protein MKIILGVTGCIAAYKAAEVLRQLQQRGAEVRVIMTRHACEFVRPLTFEALSRSPVVTDMFAPGLNLPVKHIELARWADLLLVAPATANTLAKFAHGLADDFLSTVYLAFQHPVVVAPAMDQEMWLHPITQENIERLRHRGVVIIEPESGYLASGIVGEGRLADPVVIADRVMDVLSSRQRERDFVGQRVLVTAGPTCEDIDPVRFISNRSSGKMGYALAEAALRRGAQVTLITGPTSLVPPPGAEVVRVRRAQEMYEAVLRHVEAATIVIKAAAVADYRPASTQPTKLKKGTARLLLELEPTTDILAELGKRKGSRILVGFAAETENLIENGREKLQRKNLDLIVVNDVSREDAGFGSDFNAALLIDRSGSVVELPLMSKREMAERILDHVKRLWT
- a CDS encoding uracil-DNA glycosylase, whose protein sequence is MMASPSVRQELSDILAGVLDQVRYLEALGVSEVEDALLRPTVRQGRSTTEADRQLRLPQERMSPEATVTSVPPIRESVVSPPPPEPPRVPPGDRPGAEEGSRTMPMRKSRSDTGAQQSLFGELPTVAEALPTDHTLDDIRRDVGDCTRCKLCESRTTIVFGEGNPRARLMFVGEGPGADEDAQGRPFVGRAGQLLTRMIEAMGLRREDVYITNVVMCRPPGNRTPEPDEIATCEPFLFRKIRVIRPDVVVALGAIAAQSLLRTKAPISQVRGQFFDAHGTKVLPTFHPAFLLRSPEKKKEAWEDLKKVRDYLQGLRSS
- a CDS encoding ATP-binding cassette domain-containing protein gives rise to the protein MTLPVAIEGVTHQYGDRLALCDVTFDVREGEIFGLLGPNGGGKTTLFRILSTALVPSGGRVQILGEDVGQRPHAVRWQIGVVFQSPSLDGKLTVAENLRHHGHLYGLRGRALNQTIADLLPRFDLADRANDLVETLSGGLKRRVEIAKALLHRPRLLLLDEPTTGLDPRARLDVWAYLRSLRAQQGLTVVFTTHSLDEAELCDRLAILDQGRLVALDSPAALKAQVGGDVIVIESTEPHTLQQQIRTRFGIESTIVDSSVCLRHEGSTEFLAELRAAFPGLIAAITLRRPTLEDVFIQRTGHRFDAA